ATTTTATTCGCAATACTCCTTAGCAATATCGTTGGGGAGCCTGATTATATTATATTTTAACTGCTGGCAGTAATGCTTTTGCAAAGGATATCTTTTATTTTAACATGAACCATATAAGAATTGCAATCAGTATTGCTGTAATTGTTTTTTTCTCGCTCAATTGTCAGTTAGCAGCGTTCGGGCAAAAAAGCAATCATAATTTTAACCAGAGGTATAAAGGTTACTTGTTTGCCTACTTTACCGGAAATCAGAAAAGTGAAGAGGCCATCCGGTTCGCAATCAGCATGGATGGATATCACTATCTTGCCTTAAACCACAATGAACCGGTTATAAATAGCTCGGTTATCAGCGAAACCGGTGGTGTTCGGGACCCTCACATCCTGAGATGTGCCGATGGGAAAACATTTTTTATGGTTGCAACAGATATGGTTTCCGCCAACGGATGGAACTCTAACCGGGGATTGGTGTTACTTAAGTCAAACGATTTGATCCATTGGTCTTCTGCTCATATTAATTTTCAAAAACGTTTTCCGGACCAGGATAGTCTTTTGCGTGTATGGGCGCCTCAAACCATATATGACAATGTTGCTAAAAAGTATATGGTTTACTTTTCTTTAAAGCACGGCGGCAACCCGGATAAGATATACTATATATATGCTAATAAAGATTTTACTGATTTTGAAGGGGAGCCTAAGCAGCTATTCTTTAGTCCGGATAATGCAGCTTGTATAGACGGGGATATCGAGAAAAAAGACGACAAATACTATTTGTTCTTTAAAACAGAAGATAGGGTACCTGGAATTAAAATTGCAGTTTCCAAAAGCTTAACCGGTGGATATGCGCTTCAAAGCGATCAATACGTTCAGCAAACTACACTACCGGTTGAAGGGGCCGGTACTTTTAAATTAAATGATGGCAGTGGATTTATTTTGATGTATGACATGTATACCAGCGGCCGTTACCAGTTTACAAAATCAACCGATTTAAAAAACTTTAAGGTTATAGATAAAGAGGTGACCATGAATTTTAAACCACGGCACGGTACTGTTATGCCGGTGACCTTAAAGGAAATTAAAAAGCTTATTAGTAGCTACACGACTGCGGATGTTGTTCTCCGAACCGTTAATGAGAGCGGGAGAATCCGAAACGAACTGGTAGTTGATACGGTTAAAAAAAAGGTTATATACCCTTAGTGCCAGGTTCAAACGCAAAGCTTTTTAAACCCGAATTTGCTCATTTGCCCGGGATATCGGCAGTGC
The genomic region above belongs to Mucilaginibacter sp. KACC 22773 and contains:
- a CDS encoding glycoside hydrolase family 43 protein yields the protein MNHIRIAISIAVIVFFSLNCQLAAFGQKSNHNFNQRYKGYLFAYFTGNQKSEEAIRFAISMDGYHYLALNHNEPVINSSVISETGGVRDPHILRCADGKTFFMVATDMVSANGWNSNRGLVLLKSNDLIHWSSAHINFQKRFPDQDSLLRVWAPQTIYDNVAKKYMVYFSLKHGGNPDKIYYIYANKDFTDFEGEPKQLFFSPDNAACIDGDIEKKDDKYYLFFKTEDRVPGIKIAVSKSLTGGYALQSDQYVQQTTLPVEGAGTFKLNDGSGFILMYDMYTSGRYQFTKSTDLKNFKVIDKEVTMNFKPRHGTVMPVTLKEIKKLISSYTTADVVLRTVNESGRIRNELVVDTVKKKVIYP